From Anopheles darlingi chromosome 2, idAnoDarlMG_H_01, whole genome shotgun sequence, the proteins below share one genomic window:
- the LOC125949497 gene encoding Golgi apparatus protein 1 isoform X1, protein MAVSRFRYSSRHPLIATAGVLALHWFTIVMGVDVASVALKLIDEEACSQLKTLCPKIPATAEDLKALECVRSLPTDQIETLGPECQHLIWTHTSALMDDANLKRMIQHGCPKDFAQFPCEPSGEPGQYLACIIDHHQVAKGNGCIGYIQRLEWVAFSDYRLIRQFLTDCSQDIEALGCGRVSAGKEKVSQGETVACLQNSLDNLNGKCKRQVLHLSEVQSEDYKLDRQLYLACANDVFRFCQSPNGQGQPAGQLLKCLVKHQNDADMSKACQQQLIRRDRLVVHDYKVSRGLTRACKEDIKTYRCRRGVSDDKDVRLAQILLCLEAVQKNSTKLMPECVAEINDHRRMLLTDYKLSPEILTGCEGDIEKFCSNLDAGGKTIHCLMEHARARKKKERRVTDTCLRALETLVKITDVGEDWRVDPVLRKACKPVVDIACADTDGGDARVMSCLMEKLGTNYMNVECESALLQIQYFVARDFKLDPQLYRNCKEDAIRFCKAKKSWADLDTAQMDPERGPLILPCLHRYAYPERDESLRLRPECLQEVKRVMRQRAKSVDLIPEVEDQCLDDLAYFCFDKTGRGEEMQCLQDNLEKLQDPCKAAVTRYTEDEAAHVELNPIIMTVCGGAMERHCANILKTGRDEGEMMECLIAAKNTPELRDDVKCRAAIEHFQIISLKNFHFTFKFKEACRQHVSRFCSKCTTKYEVVACLSEVMRNDTLRETKHSIPKECRQQVRAQLYQQRENIDFDPKLKAACKADIERHCSQIPHGSGQVNKNNVLECLQTHHGDLTEDCQHQLFAIKKSELTDSSTDYTLINTCRDMIRQYCHDTEQSKLLQCLKMHKDESLFDDRCHLVVVNRMIEQNLDYRFNPALQAACSRNIAEFCTQIVRNARQNEELNGKVIDCLKGKFREGRLLPECEKQMTEVLHERALNYKLNPLLQSVCHDEIQVLCSAPVADTETTNEDHGAVEECLKQAFTDKKLINRACKVEVSELIQEGKADIYADPLLQRACSVDLLKYCSHIESGSGRLLKCLEGILEGESKALEDDCKSKLLSRLEMFRNAAAFVPPPESIHQLYAQVVSSPSKHYFLLVLLSFVGFIFLFGLLCGRVTHRTMALKNK, encoded by the exons ATGGCCGTGTCACGCTTCCGCTACAGCAGCAGACATCCGCTGATCGCCACGGCCGGCGTGCTGGCACTGCACTGGTTCACGATCGTGATGGGTGTGGATGTGGCATCGGTCGCACTGAAATTGATCGACGAAGAAGCGTGCTCGCAGCTGAAAACCCTGTGCCCAAAAATTCCCGCCACCGCGGAAGACCTGAAAGCGCTCGAGTGCGTCCGTTCGCTGCCCACGGATCAGATCGAAACGCTAGGACCGGAATGCCAGCACCTCATCTGGACACACACTTCCGCCCTGATGGACGATGCCAATCTGAAGCGCATGATTCAGCACGGTTGCCCCAAGGATTTCGCCCAATTCCCCTGCGAGCCGTCCGGTGAACCGGGCCAGTACCTAGCCTGCATCATCGATCACCATCAGGTTGCCAAGGGCAACGGGTGCATCGGCTACATTCAGCGGCTCGAGTGGGTTGCCTTTTCCGATTACCGGCTCATTCGACAATTCTTGACCGACTGTTCGCAGGATATTGAGGCGCTTGGTTGTGGTCGCGTCTCGGCCGGCAAAGAGAAGGTTTCACAAGGCGAGACGGTTGCCTGCTTGCAGAACTCGTTGGACAATCTGAATGGCAAGTGTAAGCGACAGGTGCTGCACCTGTCGGAGGTCCAGTCGGAGGACTATAAGCTTGACCGGCAACTGTACTTGGCGTGCGCGAACGATGTCTTTCGCTTCTGCCAATCACCGAACGGGCAGGGACAACCGGCAGGCCAACTGTTGAAGTGCCTAGTGAAGCACCAGAACGATGCGGACATGTCGAAggcatgccagcagcaactgatCCGTCGCGATCGGCTGGTAGTGCACGACTACAAGGTTTCCCGCGGGTTAACCCGTGCCTGCAAGGAAGACATCAAAACGTACCGGTGCCGGCGTGGCGTTTCCGACGATAAGGATGTACGGTTGGCGCAGATTTTGCTGTGCCTCGAGGCGGTACAGAAGAACAGCACCAAGCTGATGCCGGAGTGTGTGGCTGAGATAAACGATCACcggcggatgctgctgacggaTTATAAGCTATCGCCCGAAATACTGACTGGATGTGAGGGCGATATCGAAAAGTTTTGCAGCAATCTGGATGCCGGTGGTAAGACGATCCACTGTTTAATGGAGCACGCGCGTgccaggaagaagaaagagcgGCGCGTGACGGATACCTGCCTTAGGGCACTGGAAACGCTGGTCAAGATAACGGATGTTGGCGAAGATTGGCGCGTGGATCCCGTGCTGCGGAAGGCCTGCAAACCCGTGGTCGACATCGCCTGCGCCGATACGGATGGTGGCGATGCGCGGGTCATGTCGTGTCTGATGGAGAAGCTCGGTACGAACTACATGAACGTGGAGTGTGAATCGGCCCTGCTGCAGATCCAGTACTTTGTGGCACGTGACTTCAAGCTCGATCCCCAGCTTTACCG GAACTGCAAGGAAGATGCTATTCGATTCTGCAAGGCAAAGAAAAGCTGGGCTGATCTCGATACGGCTCAGATGGATCCGGAGCGAGGACCACTTATACTACCCTGTCTACATCGGTACGCGTACCCGGAGCGCGACGAATCGTTACGGTTACGGCCCGAGTGTCTGCAGGAGGTGAAGCGCGTGATGCGTCAGCGAGCCAAATCGGTCGATTTGATCCCGGAAGTGGAGGACCAATGTTTGGACGATTTGGCCTACTTCTGCTTCGATAAGACGGGTCGTGGTGAGGAGATGCAGTGTTTACAGGATAATCTGGAGAAACTGCAGGATCCGTGTAAGGCCGCCGTGACCCGGTACACCGAGGATGAGGCAGCTCACGTCGAGCTGAACCCGATCATCATGACCGTGTGTGGTGGTGCAATGGAACGGCACTGTGCCAACATTCTGAAGACGGGCCGGGACGAGGGCGAAATGATGGAATGCTTGATCGCCGCTAAAAACACGCCCGAGCTAAGGGATGACGTCAAGTGTCGGGCCGCGATTGAGCATTTTCAGATTATTTCGCTgaaaaattttcattttacctTCAAGTTTAAAGAAGCGTGCCGGCAGCACGTGTCCCGATTCTGTAGCAAATGCACTACAAAATACGAAGTTGTGGCTTGTCTGAGCGAGGTCATGCGCAACGATACGCTACGCGAGACGAAACACTCGATACCGAAGGAGTGCCGGCAACAGGTCCGCGCCCAGCTGTACCAGCAGCGCGAAAACATTGATTTCGATCCGAAGCTTAAGGCTGCCTGCAAGGCCGACATCGAACGTCACTGTTCGCAGATACCGCATGGTTCGGGACAGGTGAATAAGAACAAT GTACTGGAATGCTTGCAAACGCATCATGGTGATCTGACGGAGGATTGTCAACATCAGCTGTTTGCGATAAAAAAATCGGAGCTTACCGACAGCTCGACGGATTACACGCTGATCAACACGTGCCGCGACATGATTCGCCAGTATTGCCACGATACCGAGCAATCgaagctgctgcagtgccTGAAAATGCACAAGGACGAATCACTGTTCGATGATCGGTGTCATCTGGTGGTCGTGAATCGTATGATCGAGCAGAATCTAGATTATCGCTTCAATCCGGCCCTACAGGCCGCCTGCTCGCGCAATATAGCCGAGTTCTGTACGCAAATCGTACGTAACGCTCGCCAGAATGAGGAACTGAACGGGAAAGTGATCGATTGTTTGAAGGGAAAGTTCCGCGAAGGCCGTCTGCTGCCCGAGTGTGAGAAACAGATGACGGAGGTTCTGCACGAGCGGGCCCTGAACTACAAGCTGAACCCATTGCTGCAGAGCGTTTGTCATGATGAGATACAGGTCCTGTGCAGTGCACCGGTGGCCGACACGGAGACAACGAACGAGGATCATGGGGCCGTCGAAGAATGTCTGAAGCAGGCCTTCACCGACAAGAAGCTCATCAACAGGGCCTGCAAGGTGGAGGTATCTGAGCTGATACAGGAGGGCAAGGCGGACATCTATGCGGATCCGTTGTTGCAGCGTGCTTGCTCGGTGGATCTGTTAAAGTACTGTTCGCATATCGAGAGTGGCAGTGGTCGCC TGCTAAAGTGTTTGGAGGGAATCCTGGAAGGCGAAAGTAAGGCATTGGAAGACGACTGCAAGAGTAAGCTGTTGTCTCGATTGGAGATGTTCCGTAATGCAGCAGCG TTTGTACCGCCACCGGAAAGCATCCATCAGCTGTACGCTCAAGTGGTCAGTTCACCCTCCAAGCACTACTTCCTGCTCGTACTGCTCAGTTtcgttggttttattttcctctttGGGTTATTGTGTGGCCGTGTGACGCACCGGACAATGGCACTAAAGAACAAGTAA
- the LOC125949568 gene encoding uncharacterized protein LOC125949568 has translation MDEESPLSVEAAIQRLCQVLMEPENSLEDEEHSDDSDDFEGCSTTSYLDEFRAKMLVLEEMYELTGATLKLIALHRDQSDSQLLTLQLLYTRLMGEANELRNLLHEAGEMEHKLNQTEDYISRFNTVCSQMK, from the exons ATGGACGAGGAATCACCACTATCGGTAGAGGCGGCCATACAAAGGCTTTGCCAGGTACTGATGGAACCGGAAAATTCGCTTGAAGACGAAGAACATTCAGACGATAGCGATGATTTCGAAGGATGCTCTACCACGTCCTACTTGGATGAGTTCCGCGCGAAAATGTTGGTTCTCGAGGAGATGTACGAGTTAACTGGCGCAACTCTGAAGCTCATCGCACTACACCGAGACCAGTCTGATAGCCAGTTGC TCACGCTTCAGTTACTTTACACTAGGCTGATGGGAGAGGCAAATGAACTAAGGAATCTTCTACATGAAGCAGGTGAAATGGAACATAAGCTGAACCAAACGGAGGATTACATCAGCCGTTTCAATACTGTCTGCAGCCAGATGAAATAA
- the LOC125949533 gene encoding acetyl-CoA acetyltransferase, cytosolic, which yields MTSSADEVFIVSAARTPIGNFMGTLSSLTAAELGAVTVQEVLKRAGVEGSDVSEVILGQSLTAGQGQNPARQASFKAGVPKEVPAYTINMLCGSGLKTVALAYQSIRCGDATIVVAGGQESMSKSPHVLHLRAGTKMGEAKMVDTMLNDGLTDAFYDLHMGVTAENLGKEYEISREAQDAFAAKSQQLAEESQKKGYFNDEIVAVPVVGRKETIQFAVDEYPKHGTTVESLAKLRPCFIKDGTVTPGNASGINDSAAAVLLMAGSEVEKRGAKPLAKIVAYAQTGICPKTMGAGPISAVQAVLTKAGWKLEDVDLFELNEAFAAQALAVNKGLGVDPAKVNVGGGAIALGHPIGASGCRVLVTLLYALRRTGGKKGVASLCVGGGMGVALAVEMV from the exons ATGACATCATCAGCGGACGAAGTTTTCATCGTATCGGCGGCCAGAACCCCGATCG GCAACTTCATGGGTACCCTGTCGTCGTTAACCGCGGCCGAACTCGGAGCGGTCACGGTGCAGGAAGTGCTGAAACGTGCCGGCGTCGAGGGTAGCGATGTCAGTGAGGTAATCCTCGGGCAATCCCTTACTGCAGGCCAAGGTCAAAATCCGGCCCGCCAGGCATCATTCAAGGCCGGTGTACCGAAGGAAGTTCCAGCGTACACCATCAACATGCTGTGCGGCTCGGGGCTGAAAACGGTGGCCCTCGCTTATCAGTCCATTCGCTGTGGTGATGCTACCATCGTCGTTGCCGGTGGTCAGGAATCGATGTCCAAGTCACCGCACGTGCTCCATCTGCGCGCCGGCACCAAGATGGGGGAAGCGAAAATGGTCGATACGATGTTGAACGATGGACTAACGGATGCATTCTATGATCTGCATATGGGCGTTACGGCGGAAAATCTGGGCAAAGAGTACGAGATAAGCCGCGAGGCACAGGATGCGTTCGCGGCGAAGAGCCAGCAGCTGGCGGAAGAATCGCAAAAGAAGGGCTATTTCAATGACGAGATCGTTGCTGTACCGGTCGTGGGTCGCAAGGAAACCATCCAGTTTGCGGTGGATGAGTACCCGAAGCACGGGACGACGGTGGAATCGTTGGCCAAGCTACGACCGTGCTTTATCAAGGATGGAACCGTCACACCGGGAAACGCGTCGGGCATTAACGATTCGGCAGCcgccgtgctgctgatggccggCTCGGAGGTGGAGAAGCGAGGTGCGAAACCGTTGGCCAAGATCGTGGCGTACGCGCAAACTGGCATCTGTCCGAAGACGATGGGTGCGGGACCGATCTCGGCGGTGCAGGCTGTG CTTACAAAGGCtggctggaagctggaagatGTTGATCTGTTTGAACTGAACGAGGCATTCGCTGCCCAGGCGCTCGCCGTTAACAAGGGTCTTGGTGTCGATCCAGCGAAGGTTAACGTTGGAGGTGGTGCGATCGCTCTTGGACATCCCATTGGTGCCTCCG GTTGTAGAGTGTTGGTAACGCTCTTGTACGCGCTACGACGGACCGGTGGCAAGAAAGGTGTTGCTTCGCTCTGCGTCGGCGGTGGCATGGGTGTCGCATTGGCCGTTGAAATGGTGTAA
- the LOC125949573 gene encoding 5'-nucleotidase domain-containing protein 1, which translates to MNRERDNREKLNSLNELTGLVQRLVNRNVLIDLRNETSVAGTVIHVDGYMNISLENVVYIDQKGKQFLMDNFMIYPKYLRCIHLPQERLAISFPPAAQSTVSWTSMKSSVKLLGSGVGRLVAATRRASYSHSEASVVATLRSTAKATTVNQRCQQYQPPVHRSTVAQISRERVDCQVASCQTVGGATTLRQLPLFKRPLQQQPPDQYRSSIHGGVAFFSIASRRFYSRYSATRIMTGTDTFSFADYDCVGFDLDNTLLRYRIGNMMELEYEIVSRFLVEQRGYDGRHLLKPLDKDFLQRGLIIDFERGNILKLDPDGVIRQATHGTKRMADEEIRAYYGDDQRWEVTNEYCRNMLVAWNGPLSERIRTVLDYFDICGTLLFGRIIDTLDEDAHERIGRYNVWPDVLDGLVYMYSRDHFGSNIGGYFEALKANPERYLQKASPELLTWLRELKKHKTTYLITGSHIDFANFTASYAFGQEWPELFDVIVGFAKKPGFFTAAKPFVRLEGHTETEPLTAGQLERYGVYTQGNWRDLTVLLGKIAHTASGTSPRMLYVGDNLIQDVYTPNKYTTADTVAIVEEMAAEGMRDCDAAHPDAPYIVSKFWGSYFTTRAGPGSEDASLWASLIKQHAKICIPSMDEVAKYPLDHCYNCFTENVTCNGYYPAEPLKLVNN; encoded by the exons ATGAATCGTGAAAGAGATAACAGGGAAAAGTTGAATTCCCTTAACGAATTGACCGGACTAGTACAGCGTTTGGTTAATCGGAATGTGCTGATTGATCTGCGGAACGAAACTTCCGTCGCCGGAACGGTCATTCACGTGGATGG GTACATGAACATTTCGCTGGAGAATGTGGTATACATCGACCAGAAGGGGAAACAGTTCCTGATGGATAACTTCATGATCTACCCGAAATACCTGCGATGCATCCATCTGCCACAGGAG CGACTAGCCATCTCGTTTCCGCCCGCTGCCCAATCAACCGTCTCGTGGACGAGCATGAAGTCCTCCGTCAAACTGCTCGGAAGTGGCGTAGGGCGGTTGGTGGCGGCCACTCGGCGTGCTAGTTACAGTCATTCGGAAGCTTCAGTCGTGGCGACGCTGCGATCAACAGCAAAAGCGACAACGGTGAACCAACGGTGCCAACAATACCAACCCCCCGTACATCGCTCGACCGTCGCCCAAATCTCCCGCGAACGAGTTGATTGTCAAGTGGCTAGCTGTCAAACGGTTGGAGGCGCCACCACGTTGCGTCAGTTGCCGTTGTTCAAGCGCccgctacagcagcagccgccggacCAGTACAGATCCTCGATCCACGGTGGTGTCGCGTTTTTCTCGATCGCGTCTCGGCGGTTCTACTCGCGCTACTCGGCCACACGCATCATGACGGGGACCGACACGTTCAGCTTTGCCGACTACGATTGTGTCGGGTTCGACTTGGACAACACGTTGCTACGCTACCGAATCGGCAACATGATGGAGCTGGAGTATGAAATCGTTTCCCGGTTTCTGGTCGAACAGCGTGGTTACGACGGGCGCCACTTGCTGAAACCGTTGGATAAGGATTTCCTTCAGCGCGGTCTCATCATTGACTTCGAGCGGGGCAACATCCTGAAGCTCGATCCGGACGGTGTAATCCGCCAGGCAACGCACGGCACCAAGCGTATGGCCGATGAAGAGATTCGCGCCTACTACGGTGACGATCAGCGCTGGGAGGTAACGAACGAGTACTGCCGCAATATGCTCGTGGCCTGGAATGGTCCCCTTTCGGAGCGGATTCGTACGGTGCTGGATTACTTCGATATCTGTGGTACGCTGCTGTTCGGTCGTATTATCGATACGCTCGATGAGGATGCACACGAAAGGATTGGCCGGTACAACGTGTGGCCCGATGTGCTCGATGGTCTGGTGTACATGTATTCGCGGGATCACTTCGGTTCCAACATTGGAGGCTACTTCGAGGCTTTGAAGGCCAATCCGGAACGTTACCTACAGAAGGCGTCACCGGAACTGCTCACGTGGCTGCGGGAATTGAAGAAACATAAGACAACGTACCTCATCACTGGTTCGCATATCGATTTCGCCAACTTCACTGCTTCCTACGCATTTGGTCAAGAGTGGCCCGAGCTGTTTGACGTGATCGTGGGATTTGCTAAAAAGCCAGGATTCTTTACAGCCGCTAAACCGTTCGTGCGGCTAGAGGGTCATACGGAAACGGAACCACTGACGGCTGGTCAGCTGGAACGGTACGGTGTCTACACGCAAGGCAATTGGCGTGATttgacggtgctgctgggcAAGATTGCACATACGGCCTCCGGAACGTCACCACGAATGCTGTACGTCGGCGATAATCTCATCCAGGATGTGTACACACCGAACAAGTACACGACCGCCGATACGGTCGCCATCGTAGAGGAGATGGCGGCGGAAGGCATGCGCGACTGTGATGCGGCCCACCCGGATGCACCGTACATTGTGTCCAAGTTCTGGGGATCCTACTTTACCACTCGGGCCGGCCCCGGTTCCGAGGATGCTTCGCTGTGGGCTTCGCTCATCAAGCAGCACGCCAAAATCTGCATACCCTCGATGGATGAGGTGGCCAAGTATCCGCTGGATCATTGTTACAACTGCTTCACGGAGAACGTGACCTGTAACGGGTACTATCCGGCCGAACCACTCAAGCTGGTCAACAATTAG
- the LOC125949560 gene encoding flavin reductase (NADPH) → MQKIVFFGGTGMTGQCAVRSALKKGLSVRLLVRNESTVPEDFKEKVELLKGDVTNAEDVKKAVEGQELVCVVLGTRNDLKPTTEMSDGMTNILAAMKEASLKKFSVCLSSFLFMDPEKVPAIFVNINAEHKRMLDMVKNCDLEYRAVLPPHIADEEPAKFATAYDKAPGHSRAISKLDLGQFLVDCLFDDEHSRKVIGICKM, encoded by the exons ATGcagaaaattgttttcttcgGCGGAACCGGCATGACCGGTCagtgtgcggtgcggtccgCGTTGAAGAAAG GGCTCTCCGTACGGCTGCTCGTGCGTAACGAGTCAACGGTTCCGGAAGATTTCAAGGAAAAGGTTGAGCTGCTCAAGGGTGACGTAACGAATGCGGAGGATGTGAAGAAGGCAGTTGAGGGCCAGGAACTCGTGTGCGTTGTGCTGGGAACTCGCAACGACCTCAAGCCCACGACGGAGATGTCCGATGGGATGACCAACATACTGGCCGCCATGAAGGAAGCTTCGCTGAAGAAGTTCTCAGTCTGCCTGTCCTCGTTCCTCTTCATGGATCCGGAAAAGGTGCCGGCAATATTCGTAAACATCAACGCAGAGCACAAGCGCATGCTGGACATGGTCAAGAACTGCGATCTCGAGTACCGTGCCGTTCTGCCACCTCACATCGCCG ATGAGGAACCGGCAAAGTTTGCAACGGCCTATGATAAAGCGCCGGGCCATTCGCGCGCGATTTCGAAACTCGACCTCGGCCAGTTTCTCGTCGATTGTTTGTTCGATGATGAGCATTCGCGAAAGGTTATCGGCATTTGTAAGATGTAG
- the LOC125949497 gene encoding Golgi apparatus protein 1 isoform X2, giving the protein MAVSRFRYSSRHPLIATAGVLALHWFTIVMGVDVASVALKLIDEEACSQLKTLCPKIPATAEDLKALECVRSLPTDQIETLGPECQHLIWTHTSALMDDANLKRMIQHGCPKDFAQFPCEPSGEPGQYLACIIDHHQVAKGNGCIGYIQRLEWVAFSDYRLIRQFLTDCSQDIEALGCGRVSAGKEKVSQGETVACLQNSLDNLNGKCKRQVLHLSEVQSEDYKLDRQLYLACANDVFRFCQSPNGQGQPAGQLLKCLVKHQNDADMSKACQQQLIRRDRLVVHDYKVSRGLTRACKEDIKTYRCRRGVSDDKDVRLAQILLCLEAVQKNSTKLMPECVAEINDHRRMLLTDYKLSPEILTGCEGDIEKFCSNLDAGGKTIHCLMEHARARKKKERRVTDTCLRALETLVKITDVGEDWRVDPVLRKACKPVVDIACADTDGGDARVMSCLMEKLGTNYMNVECESALLQIQYFVARDFKLDPQLYRNCKEDAIRFCKAKKSWADLDTAQMDPERGPLILPCLHRYAYPERDESLRLRPECLQEVKRVMRQRAKSVDLIPEVEDQCLDDLAYFCFDKTGRGEEMQCLQDNLEKLQDPCKAAVTRYTEDEAAHVELNPIIMTVCGGAMERHCANILKTGRDEGEMMECLIAAKNTPELRDDVKCRAAIEHFQIISLKNFHFTFKFKEACRQHVSRFCSKCTTKYEVVACLSEVMRNDTLRETKHSIPKECRQQVRAQLYQQRENIDFDPKLKAACKADIERHCSQIPHGSGQVLECLQTHHGDLTEDCQHQLFAIKKSELTDSSTDYTLINTCRDMIRQYCHDTEQSKLLQCLKMHKDESLFDDRCHLVVVNRMIEQNLDYRFNPALQAACSRNIAEFCTQIVRNARQNEELNGKVIDCLKGKFREGRLLPECEKQMTEVLHERALNYKLNPLLQSVCHDEIQVLCSAPVADTETTNEDHGAVEECLKQAFTDKKLINRACKVEVSELIQEGKADIYADPLLQRACSVDLLKYCSHIESGSGRLLKCLEGILEGESKALEDDCKSKLLSRLEMFRNAAAFVPPPESIHQLYAQVVSSPSKHYFLLVLLSFVGFIFLFGLLCGRVTHRTMALKNK; this is encoded by the exons ATGGCCGTGTCACGCTTCCGCTACAGCAGCAGACATCCGCTGATCGCCACGGCCGGCGTGCTGGCACTGCACTGGTTCACGATCGTGATGGGTGTGGATGTGGCATCGGTCGCACTGAAATTGATCGACGAAGAAGCGTGCTCGCAGCTGAAAACCCTGTGCCCAAAAATTCCCGCCACCGCGGAAGACCTGAAAGCGCTCGAGTGCGTCCGTTCGCTGCCCACGGATCAGATCGAAACGCTAGGACCGGAATGCCAGCACCTCATCTGGACACACACTTCCGCCCTGATGGACGATGCCAATCTGAAGCGCATGATTCAGCACGGTTGCCCCAAGGATTTCGCCCAATTCCCCTGCGAGCCGTCCGGTGAACCGGGCCAGTACCTAGCCTGCATCATCGATCACCATCAGGTTGCCAAGGGCAACGGGTGCATCGGCTACATTCAGCGGCTCGAGTGGGTTGCCTTTTCCGATTACCGGCTCATTCGACAATTCTTGACCGACTGTTCGCAGGATATTGAGGCGCTTGGTTGTGGTCGCGTCTCGGCCGGCAAAGAGAAGGTTTCACAAGGCGAGACGGTTGCCTGCTTGCAGAACTCGTTGGACAATCTGAATGGCAAGTGTAAGCGACAGGTGCTGCACCTGTCGGAGGTCCAGTCGGAGGACTATAAGCTTGACCGGCAACTGTACTTGGCGTGCGCGAACGATGTCTTTCGCTTCTGCCAATCACCGAACGGGCAGGGACAACCGGCAGGCCAACTGTTGAAGTGCCTAGTGAAGCACCAGAACGATGCGGACATGTCGAAggcatgccagcagcaactgatCCGTCGCGATCGGCTGGTAGTGCACGACTACAAGGTTTCCCGCGGGTTAACCCGTGCCTGCAAGGAAGACATCAAAACGTACCGGTGCCGGCGTGGCGTTTCCGACGATAAGGATGTACGGTTGGCGCAGATTTTGCTGTGCCTCGAGGCGGTACAGAAGAACAGCACCAAGCTGATGCCGGAGTGTGTGGCTGAGATAAACGATCACcggcggatgctgctgacggaTTATAAGCTATCGCCCGAAATACTGACTGGATGTGAGGGCGATATCGAAAAGTTTTGCAGCAATCTGGATGCCGGTGGTAAGACGATCCACTGTTTAATGGAGCACGCGCGTgccaggaagaagaaagagcgGCGCGTGACGGATACCTGCCTTAGGGCACTGGAAACGCTGGTCAAGATAACGGATGTTGGCGAAGATTGGCGCGTGGATCCCGTGCTGCGGAAGGCCTGCAAACCCGTGGTCGACATCGCCTGCGCCGATACGGATGGTGGCGATGCGCGGGTCATGTCGTGTCTGATGGAGAAGCTCGGTACGAACTACATGAACGTGGAGTGTGAATCGGCCCTGCTGCAGATCCAGTACTTTGTGGCACGTGACTTCAAGCTCGATCCCCAGCTTTACCG GAACTGCAAGGAAGATGCTATTCGATTCTGCAAGGCAAAGAAAAGCTGGGCTGATCTCGATACGGCTCAGATGGATCCGGAGCGAGGACCACTTATACTACCCTGTCTACATCGGTACGCGTACCCGGAGCGCGACGAATCGTTACGGTTACGGCCCGAGTGTCTGCAGGAGGTGAAGCGCGTGATGCGTCAGCGAGCCAAATCGGTCGATTTGATCCCGGAAGTGGAGGACCAATGTTTGGACGATTTGGCCTACTTCTGCTTCGATAAGACGGGTCGTGGTGAGGAGATGCAGTGTTTACAGGATAATCTGGAGAAACTGCAGGATCCGTGTAAGGCCGCCGTGACCCGGTACACCGAGGATGAGGCAGCTCACGTCGAGCTGAACCCGATCATCATGACCGTGTGTGGTGGTGCAATGGAACGGCACTGTGCCAACATTCTGAAGACGGGCCGGGACGAGGGCGAAATGATGGAATGCTTGATCGCCGCTAAAAACACGCCCGAGCTAAGGGATGACGTCAAGTGTCGGGCCGCGATTGAGCATTTTCAGATTATTTCGCTgaaaaattttcattttacctTCAAGTTTAAAGAAGCGTGCCGGCAGCACGTGTCCCGATTCTGTAGCAAATGCACTACAAAATACGAAGTTGTGGCTTGTCTGAGCGAGGTCATGCGCAACGATACGCTACGCGAGACGAAACACTCGATACCGAAGGAGTGCCGGCAACAGGTCCGCGCCCAGCTGTACCAGCAGCGCGAAAACATTGATTTCGATCCGAAGCTTAAGGCTGCCTGCAAGGCCGACATCGAACGTCACTGTTCGCAGATACCGCATGGTTCGGGACAG GTACTGGAATGCTTGCAAACGCATCATGGTGATCTGACGGAGGATTGTCAACATCAGCTGTTTGCGATAAAAAAATCGGAGCTTACCGACAGCTCGACGGATTACACGCTGATCAACACGTGCCGCGACATGATTCGCCAGTATTGCCACGATACCGAGCAATCgaagctgctgcagtgccTGAAAATGCACAAGGACGAATCACTGTTCGATGATCGGTGTCATCTGGTGGTCGTGAATCGTATGATCGAGCAGAATCTAGATTATCGCTTCAATCCGGCCCTACAGGCCGCCTGCTCGCGCAATATAGCCGAGTTCTGTACGCAAATCGTACGTAACGCTCGCCAGAATGAGGAACTGAACGGGAAAGTGATCGATTGTTTGAAGGGAAAGTTCCGCGAAGGCCGTCTGCTGCCCGAGTGTGAGAAACAGATGACGGAGGTTCTGCACGAGCGGGCCCTGAACTACAAGCTGAACCCATTGCTGCAGAGCGTTTGTCATGATGAGATACAGGTCCTGTGCAGTGCACCGGTGGCCGACACGGAGACAACGAACGAGGATCATGGGGCCGTCGAAGAATGTCTGAAGCAGGCCTTCACCGACAAGAAGCTCATCAACAGGGCCTGCAAGGTGGAGGTATCTGAGCTGATACAGGAGGGCAAGGCGGACATCTATGCGGATCCGTTGTTGCAGCGTGCTTGCTCGGTGGATCTGTTAAAGTACTGTTCGCATATCGAGAGTGGCAGTGGTCGCC TGCTAAAGTGTTTGGAGGGAATCCTGGAAGGCGAAAGTAAGGCATTGGAAGACGACTGCAAGAGTAAGCTGTTGTCTCGATTGGAGATGTTCCGTAATGCAGCAGCG TTTGTACCGCCACCGGAAAGCATCCATCAGCTGTACGCTCAAGTGGTCAGTTCACCCTCCAAGCACTACTTCCTGCTCGTACTGCTCAGTTtcgttggttttattttcctctttGGGTTATTGTGTGGCCGTGTGACGCACCGGACAATGGCACTAAAGAACAAGTAA